One Osmerus mordax isolate fOsmMor3 chromosome 26, fOsmMor3.pri, whole genome shotgun sequence DNA segment encodes these proteins:
- the arid3a gene encoding AT-rich interactive domain-containing protein 3A isoform X2, which yields MKLQAVMENLHRQQRAKLLLELEQQAAAAAASQTAARGATTGGADELMGSPAPEAGEHAQMAALAAMRAVAAGLQRAADSPMSERSSGGEEEEEDEEEDEEEEGEEQYKDMMGSEEEEQIKQKWDEEDFEGEMEEDYDDDLGEDSLPTGREAVAPGKGILLLPHRQLHPHSQLLKARPSLEQEPRAPMLHPHATHSQLGGQDHGDWTYEEQFRQLYELDGVPKRKEFLDDLFSFMQKRGTPVNRIPIMAKQVLDLYMLYQLVTEKGGLVEVINKKLWREITKGLNLPTSITSAAFTLRTQYMKYLYPYECDKRGLSNPNELQAAIDSNRREGRRQSFGSSLFTYSPNGTPTMLSSPKLSMQGMGTNGASLTPTQKIKKEDSGLTHGAGMGRMPAGAMAGHSMAAAQAAAAAQATMAAQVAALEHLRDKLEAGEPPEKKMALGAEEHQRLLQRALQHNLLAMTAQMPMNIRINNQDGRQDSALNLTTNGMSSISMSVELNGVVYAGVLFAQAAGAASTGPSGSSSNNKAPSGRSGPQPVPHTPTSSTSNNPSS from the exons ATGAAGCTCCAAGCCGTGATGGAGAATCTGCACAGGCAGCAGCGGgccaagctgctgctggagctggaaCAGCAGGCGGCCGCGGCGGCGGCGAGCCAGACGGCAGCGCGCGGCGCCACCACGGGGGGCGCCGACGAGCTCATGGGAAGCCCAGCCCCCGAGGCGGGGGAGCACGCGCAGATGGCGGCGCTGGCGGCCATGCGGGCGGTGGCGGCAGGGCTGCAGCGGGCGGCGGACAGCCCCATGTCGGAGCGCAGCagcggaggggaggaggaggaggaggacgaggaggaggatgaggaggaggaaggggaggagcagtACAAGGATATGATggggtcagaggaggaggagcagat CAAGCAAAAGTGGGACGAGGAGGATTTTGAgggtgagatggaggaggattATGATGACGACCTGGGCGAGGACAGCTTACCCACGGGGCGTGAAGCCGTGGCCCCTGGGAAAGGTATCCTCCTGCTGCCTCACCGccagctccacccccactcccagCTGCTGAAGGCCCGGCCCAGCCTGGAGCAGGAGCCTCGGGCGCCCATGCTCCACCCCCAcgccacacacagccagctggGAGGGCAGGACCACGGAGACTGGACCTACGAAGAGCAGTTCAGAcag CTTTATGAACTGGATGGAGTTCCGAAGAGAAAAGAGTTTCTGGACGACCTGTTCAGCTTCATGCAGAAGAGAG GAACGCCTGTGAACCGCATCCCCATCATGGCCAAGCAGGTGCTGGACCTGTACATGCTCTACCAGCTGGTGACGGAGAAGGGAGGCCTGGTGGAGGTCATCAACAAGAAGCTGTGGAGGGAGATCACCAAGGGCCTGAACCtgcccacctccatcaccagcgCTGCCTTCACCCTCAGAACACA ATACATGAAGTACCTGTACCCTTACGAATGTGACAAGAGGGGCCTGAGCAACCCAAACGAGCTCCAAGCAGCCATCGACAGCAACAGACGGGAGGGCCGAAGACAGAGCTTCGGGAGCTCGCTCTTCACCTACTCCCCCAACGGAACCCCCACCATGCTGTCCTCGCCTAAGCTCTCCATGcagggcatgggcaccaacggAGCCTCGCTCACCCCCACCCAGAAAATCAAGAAAG AGGACAGTGGGCTGACCCACGGGGCCGGTATGGGCCGCATGCCCGCCGGAGCGATGGCGGGCCACTCGATGGCGGCGGCCCAGGCTGCTGCAGCTGCCCAGGCGACCATGGCAGCCCAGGTGGCGGCTCTGGAGCACCTGAGGGATAAGCTGGAGGCAGGAGAACCCCCTGAGAAGAAGATGGCCCTGGGGGCCGAGGAACACCAGAGGCTGCTGCAGAGGGCCTTGCAGCACAACCTGCTGGCCATGACTGCCCAGATGCCCATGAACATCCGCATCAACAACCAAG ATGGCAGACAGGACTCAGCCCTCAACCTCACAACGAACGGAATGAGCAGCATCAGCATGTCAGTGGAACTCAATGGAGTAGTCTACGCTG GTGTGCTTTTTGCTCAGGCAGCGGGGGCAGCCTCGACAGGCCCCTCAGGATCATCCAGTAACAACAAAGCTCCTAGCGGGCGCAGTGGGCCTCAGCCAGTCCCCCACACACCTACCTCATCCACCTCCAACAACCCATCGTCTTAA
- the arid3a gene encoding AT-rich interactive domain-containing protein 3A isoform X1 has protein sequence MKLQAVMENLHRQQRAKLLLELEQQAAAAAASQTAARGATTGGADELMGSPAPEAGEHAQMAALAAMRAVAAGLQRAADSPMSERSSGGEEEEEDEEEDEEEEGEEQYKDMMGSEEEEQIKQKWDEEDFEGEMEEDYDDDLGEDSLPTGREAVAPGKGILLLPHRQLHPHSQLLKARPSLEQEPRAPMLHPHATHSQLGGQDHGDWTYEEQFRQLYELDGVPKRKEFLDDLFSFMQKRGTPVNRIPIMAKQVLDLYMLYQLVTEKGGLVEVINKKLWREITKGLNLPTSITSAAFTLRTQYMKYLYPYECDKRGLSNPNELQAAIDSNRREGRRQSFGSSLFTYSPNGTPTMLSSPKLSMQGMGTNGASLTPTQKIKKEEDSGLTHGAGMGRMPAGAMAGHSMAAAQAAAAAQATMAAQVAALEHLRDKLEAGEPPEKKMALGAEEHQRLLQRALQHNLLAMTAQMPMNIRINNQDGRQDSALNLTTNGMSSISMSVELNGVVYAGVLFAQAAGAASTGPSGSSSNNKAPSGRSGPQPVPHTPTSSTSNNPSS, from the exons ATGAAGCTCCAAGCCGTGATGGAGAATCTGCACAGGCAGCAGCGGgccaagctgctgctggagctggaaCAGCAGGCGGCCGCGGCGGCGGCGAGCCAGACGGCAGCGCGCGGCGCCACCACGGGGGGCGCCGACGAGCTCATGGGAAGCCCAGCCCCCGAGGCGGGGGAGCACGCGCAGATGGCGGCGCTGGCGGCCATGCGGGCGGTGGCGGCAGGGCTGCAGCGGGCGGCGGACAGCCCCATGTCGGAGCGCAGCagcggaggggaggaggaggaggaggacgaggaggaggatgaggaggaggaaggggaggagcagtACAAGGATATGATggggtcagaggaggaggagcagat CAAGCAAAAGTGGGACGAGGAGGATTTTGAgggtgagatggaggaggattATGATGACGACCTGGGCGAGGACAGCTTACCCACGGGGCGTGAAGCCGTGGCCCCTGGGAAAGGTATCCTCCTGCTGCCTCACCGccagctccacccccactcccagCTGCTGAAGGCCCGGCCCAGCCTGGAGCAGGAGCCTCGGGCGCCCATGCTCCACCCCCAcgccacacacagccagctggGAGGGCAGGACCACGGAGACTGGACCTACGAAGAGCAGTTCAGAcag CTTTATGAACTGGATGGAGTTCCGAAGAGAAAAGAGTTTCTGGACGACCTGTTCAGCTTCATGCAGAAGAGAG GAACGCCTGTGAACCGCATCCCCATCATGGCCAAGCAGGTGCTGGACCTGTACATGCTCTACCAGCTGGTGACGGAGAAGGGAGGCCTGGTGGAGGTCATCAACAAGAAGCTGTGGAGGGAGATCACCAAGGGCCTGAACCtgcccacctccatcaccagcgCTGCCTTCACCCTCAGAACACA ATACATGAAGTACCTGTACCCTTACGAATGTGACAAGAGGGGCCTGAGCAACCCAAACGAGCTCCAAGCAGCCATCGACAGCAACAGACGGGAGGGCCGAAGACAGAGCTTCGGGAGCTCGCTCTTCACCTACTCCCCCAACGGAACCCCCACCATGCTGTCCTCGCCTAAGCTCTCCATGcagggcatgggcaccaacggAGCCTCGCTCACCCCCACCCAGAAAATCAAGAAAG AAGAGGACAGTGGGCTGACCCACGGGGCCGGTATGGGCCGCATGCCCGCCGGAGCGATGGCGGGCCACTCGATGGCGGCGGCCCAGGCTGCTGCAGCTGCCCAGGCGACCATGGCAGCCCAGGTGGCGGCTCTGGAGCACCTGAGGGATAAGCTGGAGGCAGGAGAACCCCCTGAGAAGAAGATGGCCCTGGGGGCCGAGGAACACCAGAGGCTGCTGCAGAGGGCCTTGCAGCACAACCTGCTGGCCATGACTGCCCAGATGCCCATGAACATCCGCATCAACAACCAAG ATGGCAGACAGGACTCAGCCCTCAACCTCACAACGAACGGAATGAGCAGCATCAGCATGTCAGTGGAACTCAATGGAGTAGTCTACGCTG GTGTGCTTTTTGCTCAGGCAGCGGGGGCAGCCTCGACAGGCCCCTCAGGATCATCCAGTAACAACAAAGCTCCTAGCGGGCGCAGTGGGCCTCAGCCAGTCCCCCACACACCTACCTCATCCACCTCCAACAACCCATCGTCTTAA